A window from Pseudooceanicola algae encodes these proteins:
- a CDS encoding cytochrome C oxidase assembly protein: MPLAHEHEIHRRRFSRNAGLGVVLGAFVVLIFVLTFVKVTQQSMVFPDQPTTSGTPSAPFEVQEGQ, from the coding sequence ATGCCGCTGGCTCATGAACATGAAATCCACCGCCGCCGCTTTTCCCGCAATGCCGGGCTCGGCGTGGTGCTGGGCGCCTTTGTGGTGCTGATCTTCGTGCTGACCTTCGTGAAGGTCACACAGCAAAGCATGGTCTTCCCCGATCAGCCGACCACTTCGGGCACGCCTTCCGCCCCCTTTGAAGTACAGGAAGGGCAGTGA
- a CDS encoding cytochrome c oxidase assembly protein gives MDRNIKTLWQTVGVVVVMGSLAWAAVPAYNFFCKVTGFGGITQEADAGSDIVLDQTIKVRFDGSLDRNMPWSFRPVQREMEVRIGETALAFYEAHNPTDRVVAGTAAYNVTPYEAGGFFTKIDCFCFTEQVLRPGETVQMPVTFYVDPEIVADRDAKHVHTITLGYTFYETELPEGYVVPEEQAELRVPTPTATDLN, from the coding sequence ATGGACCGCAATATCAAGACCCTCTGGCAGACCGTCGGCGTCGTTGTCGTCATGGGCTCCCTCGCCTGGGCGGCGGTGCCGGCCTACAACTTTTTCTGCAAGGTCACCGGCTTTGGCGGCATCACGCAAGAGGCCGACGCCGGATCGGACATCGTGCTGGATCAGACGATCAAGGTCCGCTTCGATGGCTCGCTTGACCGCAACATGCCCTGGTCATTCCGCCCCGTGCAGCGCGAAATGGAAGTGCGCATCGGCGAAACCGCCCTTGCCTTCTACGAGGCGCATAATCCCACGGATCGTGTCGTCGCGGGCACAGCGGCCTACAACGTCACGCCCTACGAAGCGGGTGGGTTTTTCACCAAGATCGACTGTTTCTGCTTTACCGAACAGGTATTGCGGCCCGGCGAGACTGTGCAGATGCCCGTGACCTTCTACGTCGATCCCGAAATCGTCGCGGATCGCGATGCAAAGCATGTCCACACGATCACCCTGGGCTATACCTTTTACGAAACCGAACTGCCCGAAGGCTATGTCGTTCCCGAGGAACAGGCAGAGCTTCGGGTCCCGACCCCAACTGCAACCGATTTGAACTGA
- a CDS encoding cytochrome c oxidase subunit 3 — protein sequence MAHEKNHDYHILPPSIYPFLGSVGTFIMLFGAVVWMKIAGPWMFLVGLVIVLYTMFGWWSDTVAENKAGDHTPVVRIGLRYGFILFIMSEVMFFAAWFWSFFKSAIYPLGPEYPAVDGVWPPAGIETFDPWHLPLINTLILLCSGAAATWAHHALVHENNRKDVKTGLTIAIALGLIFTAFQAYEYSHAAFGFGGNIYGANFFMATGFHGAHVIIGTIFLFICLMRFHSGHFTPENHVGFEAAAWYWHFVDVVWLFLFAAVYIWGG from the coding sequence ATGGCGCACGAAAAGAACCACGATTACCACATTCTCCCACCGTCGATCTATCCGTTCCTGGGGTCGGTCGGCACTTTCATCATGCTCTTCGGTGCGGTCGTCTGGATGAAGATCGCCGGGCCGTGGATGTTCCTCGTCGGCCTGGTCATCGTGCTCTACACGATGTTCGGCTGGTGGAGCGATACCGTCGCGGAAAACAAGGCCGGGGATCACACTCCGGTCGTCCGCATCGGCCTGCGCTACGGCTTTATCCTGTTCATCATGTCCGAGGTGATGTTCTTCGCGGCCTGGTTCTGGAGCTTCTTCAAAAGCGCAATTTACCCGCTTGGCCCGGAATATCCGGCCGTGGACGGTGTCTGGCCGCCCGCCGGGATCGAGACCTTCGACCCCTGGCACCTGCCGCTGATCAACACGCTGATCCTGCTGTGCTCGGGCGCGGCGGCGACCTGGGCGCACCATGCGCTGGTGCATGAAAACAACCGCAAGGACGTGAAGACCGGCCTGACCATCGCCATCGCCCTGGGGCTGATCTTCACCGCCTTCCAGGCCTATGAATACAGCCATGCGGCCTTCGGGTTCGGCGGCAACATCTACGGCGCCAACTTCTTCATGGCGACGGGCTTCCACGGGGCGCATGTGATCATCGGGACGATCTTCCTGTTCATCTGCCTGATGCGCTTCCACTCGGGTCATTTCACCCCCGAGAACCACGTCGGTTTCGAAGCGGCAGCCTGGTACTGGCACTTCGTCGATGTGGTCTGGCTGTTCCTGTTCGCCGCGGTCTATATCTGGGGCGGCTAA
- a CDS encoding SURF1 family protein, translating into MRGKLIGSVVLGAAGLALLVSLGNWQVRRLDWKLGVIDRIETRMAAAPVALPVSPDPEADAYRAVEVAGRFTGRTLRVQSAMEGFGAGYHLIQALETPADGSLLIDRGFVPQGQPLPPAPTGAVTITGNLLWPDEQDGFTPDPDRQAGLFYARDVPSMAGLLGTRALMVVRRDGPAGGGALVVAPVGTAGIRNDHRGYAITWYSLAAVWLVMSGFLIYRMAKQSKGKAA; encoded by the coding sequence ATGCGGGGAAAACTGATCGGATCGGTGGTGCTGGGGGCGGCCGGGCTGGCGCTGCTGGTGTCGCTTGGCAACTGGCAGGTGCGGCGGCTGGACTGGAAGCTGGGGGTGATCGACCGGATCGAGACACGGATGGCGGCCGCCCCCGTTGCCCTGCCCGTTTCGCCCGACCCGGAGGCGGATGCCTACCGCGCCGTCGAGGTGGCGGGCCGGTTCACTGGCCGCACCCTGCGTGTGCAATCCGCGATGGAGGGCTTCGGCGCCGGGTACCACCTGATCCAGGCGCTTGAAACGCCAGCGGACGGCAGCCTGTTGATCGACCGGGGGTTCGTCCCCCAGGGCCAGCCTCTGCCCCCCGCGCCGACGGGCGCGGTGACGATCACCGGCAATCTCCTGTGGCCTGACGAGCAGGATGGTTTCACCCCCGACCCCGACCGGCAGGCGGGGCTGTTCTATGCCCGCGATGTGCCCTCCATGGCCGGTCTGCTTGGCACGCGGGCGTTGATGGTGGTACGCCGCGACGGTCCGGCGGGGGGCGGGGCCCTTGTCGTGGCCCCCGTCGGCACCGCGGGAATCCGCAATGATCACAGGGGATATGCGATCACCTGGTACTCACTGGCCGCCGTATGGCTGGTCATGTCGGGCTTTCTGATTTATCGCATGGCCAAACAGTCGAAAGGCAAAGCAGCGTGA
- the thrC gene encoding threonine synthase produces MKYISTRGKAPELTFEEAMLTGLARDGGLYVPEEIPSFSSEEIAALGGISYEEAAFRIMWPFLGNAFGADEFRACIARAYAGFGHAARAPLVQLEPNHFLAELFHGPTLAFKDFAMQLIGQLFQAALKKSGRRVTIVGATSGDTGSAAIEAFRGLDNVDVFILFPHGRVSEVQRRQMTTPADANVHALAVDGDFDTCQALVKDMFNDFAFRDEVGLAGVNSINWARVLAQVVYYFTSAVSLGAPDRKVSFTVPTGNFGDIFAGYIARRAGLPIDKLIVATNQNDILHRCLTTGEYRPDGVSPSISPSMDIQVSSNFERALFDALGRDGAAVGQLMDELKAGGFTVPQGALGHLQDLFASGRCSEDETRETIRDMRAQTGELLCPHSAVAVKVAREMRDPHVPMVTLATAHPAKFPDAVEAASGLRPGLPPRMADLFERPERLTRTSNDLAEIQALIRDKRAEA; encoded by the coding sequence GTGAAATATATCTCGACACGGGGGAAAGCACCCGAGTTGACCTTCGAAGAGGCCATGCTGACCGGGCTTGCCCGTGACGGCGGGCTCTACGTCCCTGAAGAGATCCCGAGCTTTTCCAGCGAAGAGATCGCCGCCCTTGGCGGGATCTCCTACGAAGAAGCTGCCTTCCGCATCATGTGGCCCTTCCTCGGCAATGCCTTCGGGGCGGATGAATTCCGCGCCTGCATCGCGCGCGCCTATGCGGGCTTCGGTCATGCCGCCCGGGCGCCGCTGGTCCAGCTTGAGCCGAACCATTTCCTGGCAGAGCTGTTCCACGGTCCGACCCTGGCTTTCAAGGATTTCGCCATGCAGCTGATCGGTCAGCTGTTCCAGGCCGCGCTGAAGAAATCGGGGCGTCGCGTGACCATCGTCGGCGCGACCTCGGGCGATACCGGCAGCGCGGCGATCGAGGCCTTCCGCGGGCTCGACAATGTCGATGTCTTCATCCTGTTCCCGCATGGCCGCGTTTCCGAAGTGCAGCGCCGCCAGATGACCACCCCGGCGGATGCCAATGTCCATGCTCTTGCGGTCGATGGCGATTTCGACACCTGTCAGGCGCTGGTCAAGGACATGTTCAATGATTTCGCCTTCCGCGATGAGGTTGGCCTGGCCGGTGTGAATTCGATCAACTGGGCGCGGGTGCTGGCGCAGGTGGTCTATTATTTCACCTCTGCCGTCAGCCTTGGCGCGCCGGATCGCAAGGTCAGCTTCACGGTGCCCACGGGCAATTTCGGCGATATCTTTGCCGGTTACATCGCCCGTCGCGCCGGTCTGCCGATCGACAAGCTGATCGTGGCGACCAACCAGAACGACATCCTGCACCGTTGCCTGACCACCGGCGAATACCGTCCCGACGGCGTTTCGCCCTCGATCTCTCCGTCGATGGATATCCAGGTCAGCTCGAACTTCGAACGCGCGCTTTTCGACGCCCTTGGCCGCGACGGCGCCGCCGTTGGCCAGTTGATGGACGAACTGAAGGCCGGTGGCTTTACCGTGCCGCAGGGCGCGCTTGGCCATTTGCAGGACCTCTTCGCCTCCGGGCGCTGCTCCGAGGACGAGACCCGCGAGACGATCCGCGACATGCGCGCCCAGACCGGCGAATTGCTGTGCCCGCATTCGGCGGTTGCGGTGAAGGTGGCGCGCGAAATGCGCGACCCGCATGTGCCGATGGTGACGCTGGCCACCGCCCACCCGGCCAAGTTCCCCGATGCGGTCGAAGCGGCCTCGGGGCTGCGACCGGGCCTGCCGCCACGTATGGCGGACCTGTTCGAACGTCCCGAACGTTTGACCCGTACCAGCAACGATCTGGCCGAAATTCAGGCGTTGATCCGCGATAAAAGGGCAGAAGCATGA
- a CDS encoding M16 family metallopeptidase produces MSVELSTLPNGFRIVSEHMPGLQSASIGIWIAAGGRHERPEQNGIAHFLEHMAFKGTRTRSALQIAEVIEDVGGYINAYTSREVTAYYARVLQNDVPLALEVIADILRDSVFDPHEIEVERGVILSEIGQALDTPDDVIFDWLQERAYPEQPLGRTILGPEERVRAFTREDLSGFVREHYGPGQMILSAAGAVDHAQIVQMAEKLFGDMAAHGQPDLVPARFVGGEIRHEKKLEQAHVTIGFESPDYRHKDAYAAQIYSAALGGGMSSRLFQEIREKRGLCYTIFAQAGAYTDSGMTTIYAGTTGKQIGELCELVLDEMKRAADGISEAEVNRARAQMKAGMLMGLEGASSRAERLARMIEIWGRVPDLDEIVQRIDSVTPEEIRAHAEHMATRAPMALALYGPVANAPDFAGLSAHRAA; encoded by the coding sequence ATGAGCGTAGAACTAAGCACCCTCCCGAACGGATTCCGCATCGTTTCGGAACATATGCCGGGCCTGCAATCGGCCTCCATCGGGATCTGGATCGCCGCCGGTGGCCGCCATGAACGCCCTGAACAGAATGGCATCGCCCATTTCCTTGAACATATGGCGTTCAAGGGCACGCGGACCCGCAGCGCGTTGCAGATCGCCGAAGTGATCGAGGACGTGGGCGGCTATATCAACGCCTATACCTCGCGCGAGGTGACCGCCTACTACGCCCGTGTCCTGCAGAACGATGTGCCGCTGGCTCTGGAAGTCATCGCAGATATCCTTCGTGATTCCGTCTTTGATCCGCACGAGATCGAGGTCGAGCGCGGCGTGATCCTGTCCGAGATCGGGCAGGCGCTTGATACCCCTGACGACGTGATCTTCGACTGGCTTCAGGAACGCGCCTATCCCGAACAGCCCCTGGGCCGCACCATCCTCGGCCCCGAAGAGCGCGTGCGCGCCTTCACCCGCGAGGACCTGTCGGGCTTCGTGCGCGAACATTACGGACCGGGGCAGATGATCTTGTCCGCTGCCGGGGCCGTCGATCACGCGCAGATCGTGCAGATGGCCGAAAAGCTGTTCGGCGACATGGCCGCCCACGGCCAGCCCGACCTTGTGCCTGCCCGTTTCGTCGGTGGCGAGATCCGGCACGAGAAGAAGCTGGAACAGGCCCATGTGACCATCGGCTTCGAAAGCCCCGATTACCGCCACAAGGATGCCTATGCGGCGCAGATCTATTCCGCCGCGCTTGGCGGGGGCATGTCGTCGCGGCTGTTTCAGGAGATCCGCGAAAAGCGCGGCCTCTGCTACACGATCTTTGCCCAGGCCGGCGCCTATACCGACAGCGGCATGACCACGATCTACGCCGGCACTACCGGCAAGCAGATCGGAGAACTGTGCGAACTGGTGCTGGACGAGATGAAGCGGGCAGCCGACGGTATTTCCGAAGCCGAGGTCAACCGGGCCCGCGCCCAGATGAAGGCCGGCATGCTGATGGGGCTCGAAGGGGCCTCCTCCCGCGCCGAACGCCTGGCCCGGATGATCGAGATCTGGGGCCGGGTCCCCGACCTTGACGAAATCGTCCAGCGGATCGATTCCGTGACGCCCGAGGAAATCCGCGCCCATGCGGAACACATGGCGACCCGCGCCCCGATGGCGCTGGCGCTATACGGGCCGGTAGCCAATGCGCCCGATTTCGCGGGTCTGTCGGCCCACCGCGCCGCCTGA
- a CDS encoding GNAT family N-acetyltransferase, translating into MLRNRRKVRIETERMVLRPPIHADYRDWTTLRHSSMDFLTPWEPAWSEDHLSRRSFTNRVYWAQRSVTGGTAVPLFLLNRADDRLLGAITLDNIRRGPSLSGTLGYWIGERYARQGYMREAISAVVHHAFHRLDLSRIEAACLPENTPSRRLLESCGFKYEGVAQSYLQIDGRWRTHVLYAALRIDRRGRTDAG; encoded by the coding sequence ATGCTGCGGAACCGCCGGAAGGTCCGGATAGAGACGGAGCGCATGGTGCTCCGTCCGCCGATCCATGCCGACTACCGCGACTGGACGACCCTGCGCCATTCGAGCATGGATTTCCTGACCCCCTGGGAACCGGCCTGGTCCGAAGATCACCTGTCGCGCCGCAGTTTCACCAACCGGGTCTATTGGGCGCAACGCTCGGTCACCGGGGGCACCGCGGTGCCACTGTTCCTGCTGAACCGCGCGGACGACAGGCTTCTGGGCGCGATCACCCTCGACAATATCCGCCGGGGGCCGAGCCTGTCGGGCACGCTCGGCTATTGGATCGGGGAACGATACGCCCGCCAGGGCTATATGCGCGAAGCGATCTCGGCTGTTGTGCACCACGCCTTTCATCGCCTTGACCTGAGCCGGATCGAAGCAGCCTGCCTGCCGGAAAACACGCCTTCGCGGCGCCTGCTGGAAAGCTGCGGGTTCAAGTACGAGGGCGTCGCGCAAAGCTATCTTCAGATCGACGGCCGCTGGCGCACCCATGTGCTCTACGCCGCGCTGCGCATCGACAGACGCGGACGCACCGACGCGGGCTAA